A stretch of Myxococcus hansupus DNA encodes these proteins:
- a CDS encoding glycoside hydrolase family 26 protein: MKLGFQKLFRAAVWWVAVAVALPASAPAQPLTGVYRGEIYNVPHLVNAYSAWLGHDVPMGQGHQPKDSWANIENPSWQLNAWGTWVKAKAGRRLNYSVSMFPSGQGSLSQCATGAYDFRFRNLANNLANAGLQRSIIRPGWEFSGSWMPWYSGNGQQANFAACFRRIVTAMRTAQPNAGFEFDWNPNYDISASDLAATYPGDAYVDYIGFDLYDQGWNGRYPIPSGCTGTCQQNRWQQNWDIQFAPALAKFRNFAAPRGKRLSVPEWGVNDAATMGGGDNTYFVQQMLSFIFDPANNVGYHSYFDYQAPDGLHQLSNVDNAGGHTFQTQFPNAAALFRNFYANLPTAGTLSTSRATVTPSTVTRGQGFQVSGSVTSPTAQTLIVKYEIRTAASPFTLVAEQFFSQAFTAGQTRTFTPALVIPTSRPAGTYRVDTLVYTSNWSQTLLYRNDTTFTAN, encoded by the coding sequence ATGAAGCTGGGATTCCAGAAGCTGTTCCGCGCCGCGGTGTGGTGGGTGGCGGTGGCTGTCGCGCTGCCCGCGAGCGCGCCGGCCCAGCCGCTGACGGGCGTCTACCGCGGTGAAATCTACAACGTGCCCCACCTCGTCAACGCGTACTCCGCGTGGCTCGGGCACGACGTGCCCATGGGGCAGGGGCACCAGCCGAAGGACTCCTGGGCCAACATCGAGAACCCGTCCTGGCAGCTCAACGCCTGGGGCACGTGGGTGAAGGCGAAGGCGGGCCGCCGGCTCAACTACTCCGTGTCCATGTTCCCCTCCGGGCAGGGCTCGCTGTCGCAGTGCGCGACGGGGGCCTACGACTTCCGGTTCCGGAACCTGGCCAACAACCTGGCCAACGCGGGGCTTCAGCGCAGCATCATCCGCCCGGGCTGGGAGTTCAGCGGGAGCTGGATGCCCTGGTACTCCGGCAACGGCCAGCAGGCGAACTTCGCCGCGTGCTTCCGCCGCATCGTGACGGCCATGCGCACCGCGCAGCCCAACGCGGGCTTCGAGTTCGACTGGAACCCGAACTACGACATCTCCGCCAGCGACCTGGCGGCGACGTACCCGGGTGACGCGTACGTCGACTACATCGGCTTCGACCTCTACGACCAGGGGTGGAACGGCCGCTATCCCATCCCTTCCGGGTGCACGGGGACGTGTCAGCAGAACCGGTGGCAGCAGAACTGGGACATCCAGTTCGCGCCGGCGCTGGCGAAGTTCCGCAACTTCGCGGCGCCCCGTGGCAAGCGGCTGTCCGTGCCGGAGTGGGGTGTGAATGACGCGGCCACCATGGGCGGCGGCGACAACACCTACTTCGTGCAGCAGATGCTGTCGTTCATCTTCGATCCGGCCAACAACGTCGGCTACCACTCCTACTTCGACTACCAGGCGCCGGACGGGCTGCACCAGTTGTCCAACGTGGACAACGCCGGGGGCCACACGTTCCAGACGCAGTTCCCGAACGCGGCCGCGCTGTTCAGGAACTTCTACGCCAACCTCCCGACGGCGGGCACGCTCAGCACCTCCAGGGCCACGGTGACGCCGTCCACGGTGACGCGGGGGCAGGGCTTCCAGGTCTCCGGTTCAGTGACGTCGCCCACGGCGCAGACGCTAATCGTGAAGTACGAGATTCGCACCGCGGCTTCGCCCTTCACGCTGGTGGCCGAGCAGTTCTTCAGCCAGGCCTTCACCGCGGGCCAGACGCGCACCTTCACGCCGGCGCTGGTGATTCCCACCTCGCGCCCGGCCGGGACGTACCGCGTGGACACGCTCGTCTACACGTCCAACTGGTCTCAGACGCTGCTGTACCGCAACGACACCACCTTCACCGCGAACTGA
- the mxcH gene encoding TonB-dependent siderophore myxochelin receptor MxcH, which yields MFSAFTSFALLLSAAPAEPASAAPPPPSETAPAQVQPPSRIDSVTVPYPEVELAAGREADVVLRLTIDEHGVVTEADVVQSAGEAFDAAIRTAAFDFRFEPARVGGEAVACQIELLHAFRLGADEAPPEPEPVAEPPPEEAAPAESAPPDTKTMETTVSGRSEAERMRQSAEAVRVVSTTRARARSADMGQVLAAQEGVEVRRSGGLGSTIRFSLNGLTDDQIRFFLDGVPLDLSGYPFGFANVPVNLVDSIQIYRGVVPARFGADALGGAVNLTSAPIQDGVHGAASLQGGAFGTYRLTLGGSYRPSSGGFFARAHLFADTTRNDYRVDVQTADDTGQIRPATVSRFHDGYQALGGGLEAGFEQLGWADRVTLRAFGSGYDKDLQHNLVMSGGPFGEARYGATALGTQLLYEKALGDTVRVDALAGYAWQATDFQDTSQWVYDWFGNRVRERTQPGELGGDATDQTLWQQSFYGRANASWALSPAQTLRLAIAPTLTRRTGEQRRLASPSDVDPLSADRNILTAVTGLEYQLNAFNDAVELIVFAKDYLYAARAQQLLPTRQWQSKDRTLNQLGGGAALRLRVAEPVYLKVSYERATRLPRMDELFGNGVLVRENLDLAPETSHNVNAGLATAPLRTGLGVFRGELTGFARLAQDLILLSGRDRDWRYQNVYGARALGIEGAAGWSSPAGWFHLDANATFQDIRNTSGQGTFGAFENQRLPNRPWFFLNATARLSLRGVATAEDELSPFWTARYVHGFFRNWGGLGAVGTKETIDNQFAQAAGVGYRVRLQGFSLGLSTELDNVTNARLFDFFGVQRPGRSGWLKATVEY from the coding sequence ATGTTCTCGGCATTCACCTCGTTCGCCCTGCTGCTCTCGGCGGCCCCCGCGGAGCCGGCATCCGCGGCGCCGCCCCCTCCTTCTGAAACCGCGCCCGCGCAGGTCCAGCCGCCCAGTCGCATCGACAGCGTCACCGTGCCCTATCCGGAGGTGGAGCTGGCCGCGGGGCGTGAAGCGGACGTGGTGCTGCGGCTGACCATCGACGAGCACGGCGTGGTGACGGAGGCGGACGTCGTCCAGTCGGCGGGCGAGGCCTTCGACGCGGCGATTCGCACCGCCGCGTTCGACTTCCGCTTCGAGCCCGCCCGCGTCGGCGGAGAAGCGGTCGCCTGCCAGATTGAGCTGCTCCACGCCTTCCGGCTGGGCGCGGACGAGGCCCCCCCGGAGCCCGAGCCCGTCGCCGAACCGCCTCCGGAGGAAGCAGCCCCGGCGGAGTCGGCCCCTCCTGACACGAAGACGATGGAGACCACGGTGTCCGGCCGCTCGGAGGCGGAGCGGATGCGGCAGTCGGCGGAGGCCGTGCGCGTCGTCAGCACCACGCGCGCCCGCGCCCGCTCGGCGGACATGGGGCAGGTGCTGGCGGCCCAGGAGGGCGTGGAGGTGCGCCGCAGCGGCGGTCTGGGCAGCACCATCCGCTTCTCGCTCAACGGCCTCACCGACGACCAGATTCGCTTCTTCCTGGACGGCGTGCCGCTCGACCTCTCCGGCTACCCGTTCGGCTTCGCCAACGTGCCGGTGAACCTGGTCGACTCGATTCAAATCTACCGGGGCGTGGTGCCCGCGCGCTTCGGCGCGGACGCGCTGGGCGGCGCGGTGAATCTCACCTCCGCGCCCATCCAGGACGGCGTCCATGGCGCCGCGTCGCTCCAGGGCGGCGCCTTCGGGACGTACCGGCTGACGCTGGGTGGCAGCTACCGGCCTTCGTCGGGCGGCTTCTTCGCCCGGGCCCACCTCTTCGCGGACACCACCCGGAACGACTACCGCGTGGACGTGCAGACCGCCGATGACACCGGGCAGATTCGCCCCGCCACCGTCAGCCGCTTCCATGATGGCTACCAGGCGCTGGGCGGCGGGCTCGAGGCGGGCTTCGAGCAGCTCGGCTGGGCGGACCGCGTCACCCTGCGCGCCTTCGGCTCCGGCTACGACAAGGACTTGCAGCACAACCTGGTGATGAGCGGCGGCCCGTTCGGAGAAGCGCGCTATGGCGCCACCGCGCTCGGCACCCAGCTCCTCTACGAGAAGGCCCTTGGCGACACGGTGCGCGTGGACGCGCTGGCGGGCTACGCGTGGCAGGCCACCGACTTCCAGGACACATCCCAGTGGGTCTACGACTGGTTCGGCAACCGGGTGCGGGAGCGCACGCAGCCGGGCGAGCTGGGCGGCGACGCCACCGACCAGACGCTCTGGCAACAGTCCTTCTATGGCCGCGCCAACGCGAGCTGGGCCCTGAGCCCGGCCCAGACGCTCCGGCTCGCCATCGCGCCCACGCTCACGCGGCGCACCGGTGAGCAGCGGCGGCTCGCCAGCCCCAGTGACGTGGACCCGCTCTCCGCGGACCGGAACATCCTCACCGCCGTCACCGGACTGGAGTACCAGCTCAACGCCTTCAACGACGCGGTGGAGCTGATTGTCTTCGCCAAGGACTACCTCTACGCGGCCCGGGCGCAGCAACTGCTGCCCACCCGGCAGTGGCAGAGCAAGGACCGCACCCTGAACCAGTTGGGCGGCGGCGCGGCCCTGCGGCTGCGCGTGGCCGAGCCCGTCTACCTGAAAGTCAGCTACGAGCGCGCCACGCGGCTGCCTCGGATGGACGAGCTGTTCGGCAACGGCGTCCTCGTCCGGGAGAACCTCGACCTGGCGCCGGAGACCAGCCACAACGTGAACGCGGGCCTCGCCACGGCGCCGCTGCGCACGGGGCTCGGCGTGTTCCGGGGCGAGCTGACCGGCTTCGCCCGGCTCGCGCAGGACCTCATCCTGCTCTCCGGAAGAGACCGCGACTGGAGGTACCAGAACGTGTACGGCGCGCGGGCGCTGGGCATCGAGGGCGCGGCGGGCTGGAGCTCACCTGCGGGCTGGTTCCACCTGGACGCGAACGCCACGTTCCAGGACATCCGCAACACGTCCGGCCAGGGGACCTTCGGCGCGTTCGAAAACCAGCGGCTGCCCAACCGGCCCTGGTTCTTCCTCAACGCCACGGCGCGCCTGTCGCTGCGGGGCGTGGCCACGGCGGAGGACGAGCTGTCGCCCTTCTGGACCGCGCGCTACGTCCACGGCTTCTTCCGCAACTGGGGAGGCCTGGGCGCGGTGGGAACCAAGGAGACCATCGACAACCAGTTCGCGCAGGCGGCGGGCGTGGGCTACCGGGTCCGGCTCCAGGGCTTCTCCCTGGGCCTCAGCACCGAGCTCGACAACGTCACCAACGCGCGGCTGTTCGACTTCTTCGGGGTGCAGCGGCCGGGCCGCTCGGGGTGGCTCAAGGCCACCGTGGAGTACTGA